The Kroppenstedtia pulmonis genome has a segment encoding these proteins:
- a CDS encoding sensor histidine kinase, whose translation MKLKWKIPLLFFLLTLALFILMIFYLRVDVIERIWGKVDFQRGVYEKEEKAIADRVAELYPDKDSMVAYLKKSSKKEQVSLKLYDRDAYTVLGSASSQVEGKSCDVRWYPVRKEGKTLAFIYVKRPITEKDIGLEKALTHTFLLLLAFLFLLFILLAIYFNYSMTQPLAFLNRRFDKLNLQRPLAPLTSNRCDEIGDLYRRFGEMEDRLHRSHREQVEMVAAITHDLKTPLTSIKGFLELLETQLSAREEDRQEYIRLVRQKAEAMTGMLEVFSAYTQNEAMLQEIKLELVPIRDLFESIASEYEAELSGLGYRLKWKHDFHEKHRVCLHESMIRRVLANLISNAVRYGEREDLLIQLCGRVEQNEVRIILEDNGRGVPMEDLPFLFQRFFTVDQSRQSESGGTGLGLASCRSIIERHGGQIRAYQGKNGGLGISFSLPLFWSD comes from the coding sequence TTGAAACTAAAATGGAAGATCCCCCTCCTTTTTTTTCTGTTGACATTGGCTTTGTTTATCTTGATGATCTTTTATCTGCGGGTGGATGTGATTGAACGGATCTGGGGAAAGGTGGACTTTCAAAGGGGAGTGTATGAAAAGGAAGAAAAAGCGATTGCAGATCGGGTGGCGGAATTATACCCGGACAAGGACAGTATGGTTGCTTACCTGAAGAAATCTTCAAAAAAAGAGCAAGTATCTTTGAAGCTGTATGACCGGGATGCTTATACCGTATTGGGTTCCGCTTCATCCCAGGTCGAAGGAAAAAGCTGTGATGTCCGATGGTATCCGGTTCGGAAAGAGGGGAAAACCCTTGCCTTTATCTATGTGAAGCGTCCGATAACGGAAAAGGATATCGGTTTGGAAAAAGCCCTTACACATACTTTTCTGCTTTTGTTGGCCTTTCTGTTTTTGCTTTTCATTCTCCTTGCCATCTATTTCAACTACTCCATGACCCAACCCCTTGCTTTTCTCAACCGTCGTTTTGACAAGCTGAACCTGCAACGTCCTTTGGCTCCCCTTACCAGCAATCGTTGTGATGAGATTGGAGATCTGTACCGCCGGTTTGGTGAAATGGAGGATCGGTTGCATCGCTCCCATCGGGAACAGGTGGAGATGGTGGCGGCGATCACACACGATTTAAAGACACCCTTGACCTCCATAAAAGGGTTTTTGGAATTATTGGAGACCCAGCTTTCTGCCAGGGAAGAAGACCGCCAGGAATATATCCGCTTGGTACGACAAAAGGCAGAGGCGATGACTGGGATGTTGGAGGTTTTTTCGGCATATACACAGAATGAGGCAATGCTCCAGGAGATAAAGTTGGAACTTGTCCCAATCCGAGATTTGTTTGAATCCATCGCCAGTGAGTATGAAGCGGAACTGTCAGGTTTGGGGTATCGATTGAAATGGAAACATGATTTTCACGAAAAACATCGGGTCTGTCTTCATGAATCCATGATTCGCAGGGTCTTAGCCAACCTTATCAGCAATGCGGTACGTTACGGGGAAAGAGAAGATCTCCTCATTCAATTGTGTGGAAGGGTGGAGCAAAATGAGGTGCGGATCATTCTCGAGGATAACGGCAGGGGTGTGCCTATGGAGGATCTTCCGTTTTTGTTTCAACGCTTTTTCACCGTGGATCAGTCCCGCCAGAGTGAAAGTGGGGGAACAGGACTTGGTTTGGCCAGTTGCCGGTCTATCATTGAGCGTCACGGAGGACAGATTCGGGCCTATCAGGGCAAAAACGGTGGACTGGGTATTTCTTTCAGCCTTCCTCTGTTTTGGAGTGACTAG
- a CDS encoding response regulator transcription factor produces the protein MDKRVLVVDDDRDIVRLVSDGLKYEQFEPLSAYSGQEALQMIRAQTVDFAILDIMMPGLDGLETCRKIRETYSIPILLLSARNRDIDKIVGLEIGADDYMTKPFSVQELIARIKAHFRRMERMEQEFRGTGSAPVPSLFVDEHTYEAYMDGKKLDLSTKEFQILNYLVCHPNRVLSREQIYKSVWGEEYGDMNTVTVHIKNLRKKMGKDFIKTIWGVGYKLIQEGKYL, from the coding sequence ATGGATAAACGAGTATTAGTCGTTGATGATGACCGGGATATCGTACGCCTTGTCTCCGATGGTTTAAAATATGAACAATTTGAGCCTTTGTCGGCATACAGTGGACAGGAAGCATTGCAAATGATCCGGGCACAAACGGTGGACTTTGCGATCCTCGACATTATGATGCCAGGCTTGGATGGTTTGGAAACTTGCCGTAAAATCAGAGAAACCTATTCCATTCCCATTTTACTGTTAAGCGCACGTAATCGTGATATTGACAAGATTGTAGGACTGGAAATCGGGGCGGATGACTATATGACCAAGCCCTTCAGTGTTCAAGAGTTGATAGCCCGTATCAAAGCTCATTTCCGTCGGATGGAACGGATGGAGCAGGAGTTTCGTGGGACAGGTTCTGCTCCGGTTCCTTCTCTATTTGTGGATGAACACACCTATGAAGCATATATGGACGGGAAGAAGCTGGACTTGTCCACAAAAGAGTTTCAAATTCTGAACTACTTGGTTTGTCATCCCAATCGGGTCTTGAGTCGGGAACAGATATACAAAAGCGTATGGGGAGAGGAATACGGGGACATGAACACGGTGACCGTTCATATCAAAAACTTACGGAAAAAGATGGGGAAAGACTTTATCAAAACGATCTGGGGAGTGGGGTATAAATTGATTCAGGAGGGAAAGTATCTTTGA
- a CDS encoding MMPL family transporter, with amino-acid sequence MRMQKMLRFKWWVLFAWVLLTVLAIVTMPDVGKLTREQGQPAIPDHYPSKVARQLENKLGESDTGKGKIAILAVFHSPNRLSADQMKEIEAALDRLEKKGEPAVSDMMTPFQAKELEEQLWSKDKTTVMATFNVEQGNRTVKEVREEIYQSLSTLSMEQYLTGPDLINEDFSKTALDGVRKTELITVGFIIIILLVIFRSPITPLISLLSVGMSYGVSMSVVAHLVEKWNFPFATFTQIFLVLVLFGIGTDYNILLFSRFKEELSKGQSIVESIVMTYKTAGRTVFYSGLAVVIGFSTLGLAQFSIYQAGAAVAIGAFVLLLVLWTVIPFFMALLGEKMFWPIKGVKGHGENRVWTALSTFSFKRPLISLLFVGILTVPILFFHNDSLSYNNLEEVDESLDSVRGFNKVSEHFSPGKTMPATVILESDRRLDSAGSLAFIDQMTDTLERISGVELVYGPTRPEGTPIEELYIQDQSRQTKKGLGKANDGTEEIQKGLKQVNKKLEEGSSGDFSKVEELVEGTAASKSGVGKVNLAMKKIQSGLKEGADGAGEIHGGVRDLRTGMEQLSSSTDKISTGLDQLYRGYRKFGEGYQNLGNGLENAQKGIKVIDSHMDSLESRHEELKSDPSFIAVKQTSSSLAKEFPRLTSGMKNLNRQYKTTLGQFAQVNKGLKEVAAGQKKLVSGADKLQKGSAELAEGISQGSKGQEQVIHSLSKVEEALEQIHGGQQKVAGGLDAVSKDLYKLKSGLSQSADGLEGISGGLDKVESYLGELSKTNASRTFFVPEEIRKGEAFQQALDAYMSKNRNVMKWNIILDEEPYSEDAMKVTDAINRNMTDKLGNTDFENARFGVGGISSQNNDMNQISTQDLNRTAMWMLMGISIVLLLILRSFWNTVFIVGSLILSYYTALTVAQLIFIEGLGYPGLAWNTPFFSLIMIFSLGVDYSIFLMMRFREYRHLTPGEAIIQSAKKVGGVVLSAAVILSGTFAALYPSGVLTLVQIATVVIIGLLVLSALMLPMLIPALISVTQRLNTDPEVSDSKQITS; translated from the coding sequence ATGAGGATGCAAAAAATGCTTCGATTTAAATGGTGGGTGTTATTCGCATGGGTGTTACTGACGGTGTTGGCGATTGTAACCATGCCGGACGTAGGTAAGCTAACTCGTGAACAGGGACAACCTGCGATTCCGGATCATTATCCATCGAAAGTGGCCCGTCAGCTTGAAAATAAACTGGGGGAGTCTGATACAGGAAAAGGAAAAATAGCGATTCTGGCTGTTTTTCATAGTCCAAACCGACTTTCTGCGGATCAGATGAAAGAGATCGAAGCAGCATTGGATCGTCTGGAGAAGAAAGGGGAACCGGCTGTTTCCGATATGATGACTCCCTTTCAGGCCAAAGAGCTGGAAGAGCAGCTCTGGTCCAAGGATAAAACCACTGTGATGGCTACCTTCAATGTGGAACAAGGGAATCGAACGGTGAAGGAAGTACGGGAAGAAATTTATCAGAGTCTTTCTACACTGTCTATGGAGCAGTATCTGACTGGACCGGATCTGATCAATGAGGACTTTTCGAAAACAGCATTGGACGGGGTTCGAAAAACAGAGCTGATTACAGTCGGCTTTATTATCATCATTTTACTGGTAATCTTTCGTTCTCCGATTACACCCTTGATTTCACTTCTGTCAGTGGGAATGTCCTATGGTGTTTCCATGTCGGTGGTTGCTCATCTGGTAGAAAAATGGAATTTCCCCTTTGCCACCTTTACGCAGATTTTTTTGGTGTTGGTTTTGTTCGGGATTGGAACAGATTATAATATCCTGTTATTTTCCCGGTTTAAAGAAGAGCTCAGCAAAGGGCAATCGATAGTGGAATCGATTGTCATGACATATAAAACTGCCGGAAGAACCGTTTTTTACAGCGGGTTGGCAGTCGTAATCGGATTTAGCACTCTCGGCTTGGCCCAGTTTTCCATTTATCAGGCCGGAGCAGCTGTAGCCATTGGCGCATTCGTTTTGTTACTTGTATTGTGGACGGTTATTCCCTTTTTTATGGCGCTGTTGGGAGAAAAGATGTTCTGGCCGATAAAAGGAGTCAAGGGACACGGAGAAAATCGAGTGTGGACAGCTTTATCCACATTTTCATTCAAACGCCCCCTGATATCTCTTCTTTTTGTCGGCATTTTAACGGTACCGATTCTTTTCTTCCATAATGACAGTCTTTCTTATAACAATCTGGAAGAAGTGGATGAATCCCTTGACTCAGTAAGGGGATTTAACAAGGTTTCCGAACATTTCAGCCCAGGGAAGACGATGCCTGCCACGGTTATTCTGGAAAGTGATCGACGCCTGGACTCCGCCGGGTCTCTTGCTTTTATCGATCAGATGACGGATACATTGGAACGAATTTCTGGTGTGGAACTTGTTTATGGACCGACTCGTCCCGAAGGAACTCCGATTGAGGAGTTGTACATTCAAGATCAAAGCCGACAGACAAAAAAAGGTCTGGGTAAGGCGAATGATGGTACGGAAGAAATACAAAAGGGTTTGAAACAAGTCAATAAAAAGTTGGAGGAAGGTTCATCCGGGGATTTTTCCAAGGTGGAGGAACTGGTGGAAGGGACAGCCGCTTCCAAAAGTGGTGTAGGTAAGGTGAATCTTGCAATGAAAAAAATTCAGTCCGGTTTAAAGGAAGGAGCGGATGGGGCGGGTGAAATTCATGGCGGTGTTAGAGATCTTCGCACAGGAATGGAGCAACTCTCATCTTCCACCGACAAGATTTCCACCGGACTGGATCAATTGTACCGAGGTTATCGCAAGTTTGGTGAAGGGTATCAGAATCTTGGAAACGGCCTGGAAAATGCTCAAAAGGGCATAAAGGTTATAGACTCCCATATGGATTCTTTGGAGTCCCGTCATGAAGAGCTGAAATCGGATCCATCTTTTATAGCTGTCAAACAAACTTCCTCTTCCCTGGCAAAGGAGTTTCCCCGGCTGACTTCTGGAATGAAAAATTTGAACAGACAGTATAAAACGACACTGGGACAGTTTGCACAAGTAAACAAAGGGCTGAAGGAAGTGGCGGCTGGTCAGAAAAAGTTGGTATCCGGGGCGGATAAATTACAGAAAGGATCTGCTGAGCTGGCTGAGGGAATCTCCCAGGGCAGCAAAGGCCAGGAACAGGTTATCCATAGTCTGTCCAAGGTGGAGGAGGCTCTGGAACAGATTCATGGTGGTCAGCAAAAAGTAGCGGGTGGTTTGGATGCTGTCAGTAAGGATCTCTATAAACTGAAAAGTGGATTAAGTCAGAGTGCTGACGGGTTAGAGGGAATTTCCGGTGGCCTGGATAAAGTGGAATCCTATTTGGGAGAACTGTCAAAAACAAATGCATCCCGTACCTTCTTCGTCCCTGAAGAAATCCGAAAAGGAGAAGCTTTTCAACAGGCCTTGGATGCCTATATGTCCAAGAACCGTAATGTGATGAAATGGAATATTATTCTAGATGAGGAACCTTATTCAGAGGACGCCATGAAAGTGACGGATGCGATCAACCGTAATATGACGGATAAGTTAGGAAATACGGATTTTGAGAATGCCCGATTTGGAGTAGGGGGAATATCGTCTCAGAACAATGATATGAATCAGATATCCACACAGGATTTGAATCGGACTGCTATGTGGATGCTGATGGGTATTTCCATCGTACTCTTGCTGATACTGCGTTCTTTCTGGAACACAGTCTTTATTGTCGGTTCTTTGATTCTTTCTTATTATACCGCGTTGACTGTGGCACAATTGATTTTTATAGAGGGACTGGGTTACCCTGGGTTAGCCTGGAACACTCCTTTCTTTTCCTTGATCATGATATTCTCTTTGGGAGTGGATTACAGTATTTTCTTGATGATGCGCTTCCGTGAGTATCGGCATCTTACCCCAGGGGAAGCGATCATCCAATCAGCGAAAAAGGTAGGCGGAGTCGTTCTGTCAGCAGCGGTGATTCTCTCAGGAACCTTTGCCGCCCTGTATCCTTCCGGTGTCCTTACACTGGTTCAAATTGCCACTGTGGTGATTATCGGCTTACTGGTGTTATCAGCGTTGATGTTGCCCATGCTGATACCGGCGCTGATTTCCGTCACTCAACGCTTGAATACCGATCCGGAAGTATCTGATTCCAAACAGATTACTTCATAA
- a CDS encoding lytic polysaccharide monooxygenase: MLLMLAGMVVFADSADAHGYIESPASRAYQCKQGQNSDCGRIQYEPQSVEGPGSFPQSGPPDGKIAGAGVFPELDVQTEDRWAKVTINGGKNTFRWYLTAPHSTKEWKYYITKKDWNPNKPLTRTALEPEPFCYYYDGGAKPSPNTAHECNVPTDRSGYHLILGVWEIADTTNAFYQVLDVNLVNNRNSGGASKEWLDHQGDFLWKRLSSSSLPTQSLSMNP; encoded by the coding sequence ATGCTGTTGATGCTAGCCGGTATGGTGGTGTTTGCCGATAGTGCTGATGCTCACGGCTATATCGAATCTCCTGCCAGTCGGGCTTATCAGTGCAAGCAAGGTCAAAATTCTGACTGCGGCCGGATACAGTACGAACCACAAAGTGTAGAAGGGCCGGGTTCATTCCCGCAATCCGGTCCGCCGGACGGTAAAATCGCCGGTGCTGGTGTTTTCCCGGAACTGGATGTCCAAACAGAGGACCGTTGGGCAAAAGTGACGATAAACGGGGGTAAAAATACCTTCAGATGGTATTTGACCGCTCCTCACAGCACGAAAGAATGGAAATACTACATTACCAAGAAAGACTGGAACCCAAACAAACCACTTACACGTACCGCCCTGGAACCGGAACCCTTCTGTTATTACTACGATGGCGGTGCCAAACCGTCTCCCAATACTGCCCATGAATGCAACGTACCTACAGATCGCAGCGGCTACCATCTGATTCTGGGTGTCTGGGAAATCGCCGATACTACTAATGCTTTCTACCAAGTATTGGATGTCAATCTGGTTAATAACCGTAACAGTGGCGGGGCTTCGAAAGAATGGCTTGATCATCAGGGAGACTTTTTATGGAAACGGTTGTCTTCAAGTTCTCTGCCTACCCAGAGCCTTAGCATGAATCCCTAG
- a CDS encoding SRPBCC family protein — translation MTENRAAEAQENEFVATRVMNASPALVYEAWTKPEHLAQWWGPKGFTNTFHEFDLRPGGIWEFVMHGPNGVDYPNKSEFVEIGPERIVLRHICPPYYQLTATFEDLGGKTRLTWRQFFENAAVFNAIKKIAVPANEQNLDRLEAHLQKMSV, via the coding sequence ATGACGGAAAACCGTGCGGCTGAAGCCCAAGAAAACGAATTTGTAGCAACGCGGGTGATGAATGCATCCCCTGCTCTCGTTTACGAAGCCTGGACAAAACCCGAGCATTTGGCGCAGTGGTGGGGTCCGAAGGGCTTTACAAACACTTTTCACGAATTTGATTTACGGCCGGGAGGGATATGGGAGTTTGTAATGCACGGACCGAACGGAGTCGATTATCCCAACAAAAGCGAATTTGTCGAAATTGGGCCTGAACGGATCGTGCTGCGGCATATTTGCCCACCCTATTATCAGCTCACGGCAACCTTCGAGGATCTTGGCGGCAAAACCAGACTGACTTGGCGCCAGTTTTTCGAAAACGCCGCTGTATTCAACGCCATCAAGAAAATCGCTGTTCCAGCTAACGAGCAAAATCTTGACCGGCTCGAAGCGCATTTGCAGAAGATGTCCGTTTGA